The Latilactobacillus sakei subsp. sakei DSM 20017 = JCM 1157 genome includes a window with the following:
- a CDS encoding adenine phosphoribosyltransferase: MSINFKDYVASVPDFPEAGVTFRDISPLMSDGEAYAAATDKIVEYAKNKGVEMIVGPEARGFIVGCPVAYKLGVGFAPARKKGKLPRETVSASYGLEYGKSTLYMHKDAVKPGQKVLVTDDLLATGGTIAATIKMVEELGGIVVGTAFFIELKDLNGREKIKDYDIFKLMEY, encoded by the coding sequence ATGTCAATCAACTTTAAAGATTATGTCGCAAGTGTTCCGGATTTTCCGGAGGCTGGCGTTACTTTTCGTGATATCTCACCTTTGATGTCCGATGGTGAAGCATACGCAGCAGCAACGGATAAAATTGTTGAATACGCTAAGAACAAAGGCGTTGAAATGATCGTTGGCCCTGAAGCCCGGGGCTTTATTGTTGGCTGCCCGGTTGCTTACAAATTAGGTGTCGGTTTTGCACCTGCTCGTAAGAAGGGTAAGTTGCCACGCGAAACAGTTTCAGCTAGCTATGGTTTAGAATATGGTAAATCAACATTATATATGCATAAAGACGCGGTTAAACCAGGCCAAAAAGTCTTAGTAACAGATGACTTATTAGCAACCGGTGGCACAATTGCCGCAACAATCAAAATGGTTGAAGAACTAGGTGGTATCGTTGTTGGGACAGCCTTCTTCATCGAATTGAAGGACTTAAACGGCCGTGAAAAGATTAAGGACTATGATATTTTCAAATTAATGGAATACTAA
- the lexA gene encoding transcriptional repressor LexA, translated as MTKTESKQLEVLRFIHERVQDKGYPPTVREICEAVNLSSTSTVHGHLARLEKKGLLQKDPTKPRAIELTPAGLTAIGATPQKIPVLGVVTAGVPILAVEEATDYFPLPPSLQTEQDLFMLTIRGESMINAGILDGDEVIIRKQSTADNGDIVIAMTAEDEATCKRFFKEADHYRLQPENDTFEPIILNEVSILGKVVGLYRDRM; from the coding sequence ATGACTAAAACTGAATCCAAACAATTAGAGGTCTTACGTTTTATTCACGAACGTGTTCAAGACAAAGGTTACCCACCAACGGTCCGCGAGATTTGCGAAGCCGTTAATTTATCGTCCACTTCTACTGTCCATGGCCATTTAGCCCGACTTGAGAAGAAGGGCTTATTACAAAAGGATCCCACTAAGCCACGGGCGATCGAGTTAACGCCCGCTGGCCTAACGGCAATTGGGGCGACACCCCAGAAAATCCCAGTATTAGGGGTGGTTACTGCCGGTGTGCCTATCTTAGCAGTTGAAGAAGCAACTGATTACTTCCCGCTTCCACCTAGTTTGCAAACCGAACAAGATTTGTTCATGCTAACAATTCGTGGTGAAAGTATGATTAACGCCGGTATCTTAGATGGCGACGAAGTTATCATTCGCAAGCAATCAACCGCCGATAATGGCGATATTGTCATTGCGATGACTGCCGAAGATGAAGCAACCTGCAAACGGTTCTTCAAAGAAGCAGATCACTATCGTCTCCAACCAGAAAACGATACGTTTGAACCAATCATTTTAAATGAAGTCAGCATTCTAGGGAAGGTCGTTGGCCTTTACCGGGATCGCATGTAA
- a CDS encoding DUF896 domain-containing protein, translating to MAMDQKRLDRINELAHKAKAEGLTPEETAERQELRDAYLKDFRSSFRSQVEMLQVYDKEGKEVTPEKVKDIQREKGLRDD from the coding sequence ATGGCAATGGATCAAAAACGACTCGATCGTATCAATGAATTAGCACATAAAGCAAAGGCAGAAGGGTTAACACCCGAAGAAACAGCGGAACGTCAAGAACTACGGGACGCTTATTTGAAGGATTTCCGTTCTAGTTTCCGTTCACAAGTTGAGATGCTACAAGTTTATGATAAAGAAGGTAAGGAAGTCACACCTGAAAAAGTGAAGGACATCCAACGTGAAAAGGGTTTACGTGACGATTAA
- a CDS encoding YneF family protein — translation MNIGIGVLIFVIGALLGAVAGFFGARAYMKKYFEENPPVNEDMLKAMMMQMGQKPSEKKLNQMMSSMKAQQKRSKK, via the coding sequence ATGAATATTGGAATAGGCGTATTAATTTTTGTCATTGGGGCATTATTAGGTGCAGTTGCTGGCTTTTTCGGCGCACGTGCTTACATGAAGAAATATTTCGAAGAAAATCCACCAGTTAATGAAGATATGTTGAAAGCTATGATGATGCAAATGGGGCAAAAACCATCTGAAAAGAAATTAAACCAGATGATGAGCTCAATGAAAGCACAACAAAAACGTAGCAAAAAATAA
- a CDS encoding ABC transporter ATP-binding protein, which yields MGIFKKLGWYFKQEYRRYILGVIFLVLVAIVQIVPPKVIGTLIDLMAARKLKASVLLMWIGVLLAAAILQYLFRYGWRTRIWGGAAKLERTLRSRLFWHFMKMDTTFFQKHRTGDLMAHATNDLTAIQQVAGAGILTFADSIITGGTTIIAMIIFVDWRLTLMALIPMPLLAVASGRLGTHLHTAFRESQAAFSKLNDKTQESVSGIKVLKTFGQEEADIDDFDQIVTKTIAINKRVNFIDGLFDPAISLIIGLTYLVTIIYGGTLVMNHSITIGQLIAFISYIAALVWPMFAIGRLFNVLERGNASYDRVESLLKETSTIIEKPDAIQTLATGDIDYAIQQFSYPEEQTPTLTNVHFQLPQGKTLGIVGKVGSGKSTLIKLLLREYDQYQGQIKINQHDIRDYTLDALLDSIGYVPQDNFLFSTDVRDNIRFADFEKEQEAVEAAASSGAVHEDILTFAQGYDTVVGERGVSLSGGQKQRIAISRAIMTDPEILILDDSLSAVDAKTEEAILMNLKTLRANQTTIITANRLSSVMHADEIIVMDDGTIAERGTHDSLLAQQGWYAEMWVKQQLNQAMGGQ from the coding sequence ATGGGTATATTTAAGAAGTTAGGCTGGTATTTTAAACAAGAATATCGCCGCTATATATTAGGGGTTATTTTTTTAGTCCTAGTTGCAATTGTGCAAATCGTGCCACCAAAAGTGATTGGGACGTTAATTGATTTAATGGCTGCCCGAAAGTTGAAGGCATCGGTCTTATTAATGTGGATTGGGGTCTTATTAGCAGCCGCGATTTTACAATATCTCTTTCGCTATGGTTGGCGGACTCGTATCTGGGGTGGCGCAGCCAAGTTAGAACGGACATTGCGGAGTCGTTTGTTCTGGCATTTTATGAAGATGGACACAACTTTCTTCCAGAAACACCGGACTGGCGATTTGATGGCCCATGCGACCAATGATTTAACCGCGATTCAACAAGTGGCGGGCGCCGGTATTTTAACGTTTGCGGATTCGATTATTACGGGTGGGACGACCATCATCGCGATGATTATTTTTGTCGATTGGCGGCTAACATTAATGGCCTTGATTCCAATGCCATTATTAGCAGTGGCTTCAGGACGCTTAGGGACGCATTTGCATACCGCTTTTAGAGAATCACAAGCAGCCTTTTCGAAATTAAATGATAAGACGCAAGAGAGTGTTTCTGGGATCAAAGTTTTAAAAACGTTTGGTCAAGAAGAAGCGGATATCGATGATTTCGACCAAATTGTGACGAAGACAATTGCGATTAACAAGCGCGTCAACTTTATCGATGGTTTATTTGATCCAGCGATTAGTTTAATTATCGGGCTAACGTACCTCGTTACAATTATTTATGGTGGAACGTTGGTCATGAACCACAGTATTACAATTGGCCAATTGATTGCTTTTATCAGTTATATCGCAGCCTTAGTTTGGCCAATGTTTGCGATTGGTCGTTTATTCAATGTGCTTGAACGTGGCAATGCCAGTTATGATCGGGTTGAATCATTATTAAAAGAAACCAGCACGATTATTGAAAAGCCAGATGCCATTCAAACGTTGGCAACTGGTGATATCGACTATGCCATTCAACAATTTTCCTATCCTGAAGAACAAACACCAACTTTAACGAATGTGCATTTCCAACTGCCACAAGGAAAGACACTGGGAATTGTCGGGAAGGTTGGTTCTGGTAAAAGTACTTTGATCAAGTTGCTGTTACGAGAATATGATCAATATCAGGGCCAAATTAAGATTAACCAGCACGATATTCGGGATTACACATTAGATGCATTACTCGATAGTATTGGCTATGTGCCACAGGACAACTTTTTGTTTTCAACGGATGTTCGCGATAATATTCGGTTCGCGGATTTTGAAAAGGAACAAGAGGCCGTTGAAGCAGCGGCTAGTTCTGGTGCGGTTCATGAAGATATTTTAACGTTTGCACAAGGTTACGACACAGTTGTTGGTGAACGTGGCGTGTCATTATCAGGTGGACAGAAACAGCGAATTGCTATTTCCCGGGCAATAATGACTGATCCTGAAATTTTAATTTTAGATGATTCATTGTCCGCGGTCGATGCGAAGACTGAAGAAGCAATTTTAATGAATCTTAAGACGCTACGGGCAAATCAAACGACAATTATTACCGCTAATCGACTCAGTAGTGTAATGCACGCTGATGAGATTATTGTTATGGATGACGGAACGATTGCCGAACGTGGCACGCACGACAGCTTATTAGCCCAACAAGGGTGGTATGCTGAAATGTGGGTTAAACAACAATTAAATCAAGCGATGGGGGGCCAATAG
- a CDS encoding ABC transporter ATP-binding protein, with product MAQKYQSEWSQKISTKEQFQIMKRLFGYTKRYKKQFIGAIIAAAGLATINILLPRLLQVFMDRYLTKQTATTQILLGVAGLYALGVILKAITQFAQSFLFGMGSERAMEDVRRDLFRQLHRLGMRYFDQTPAGSIVSRVTNDTMTLIDYWNVFLSLLVGSFSIISAFIAMWLLSPKIALATAGFLPILLVIIWYYSSYSAKVYRHMREKLSQLNTKLNESIEGITIIQQFRQEKRLTAEFESVNEDYLKTREAMIRTNSLLLAPVVNLLYTLALVVVLTLFGLTALHSFVAAGLVYAFTTYVSNFFNPMTNMMDSLSSLQDGMVAGRRIFRILDQTEFAPAQDADAASQITDGRVEFKHVSFSYDGKHEILHDISFVVEPGQTVALVGHTGSGKSSIINVMMRFYEFYEGEILIDGQDIRSFQTAELRRKMGLVLQDAFMFYGDIASNIRLFNDEITDEQIQAAAEFVQADEFIKELPGQYHARVIEGGAQFSSGQRQLLSFARTLVTNPKILVLDEATANIDTETESVIQTGLARLRQGRTSIAIAHRLSTIRDAELILVLDQGQIVERGNHDSLVAQKGRYYEMYQLQNGQSGL from the coding sequence ATGGCACAAAAGTATCAATCTGAATGGTCACAAAAGATATCGACTAAAGAACAGTTTCAAATTATGAAACGACTTTTTGGTTATACCAAGCGCTATAAGAAACAATTTATCGGCGCAATCATCGCAGCAGCGGGCTTAGCAACGATTAACATTTTGTTGCCGCGCTTATTACAAGTTTTTATGGATCGTTACTTAACGAAACAAACAGCGACAACTCAAATTTTGCTAGGGGTTGCTGGGTTATATGCCTTAGGGGTTATTTTGAAAGCTATCACGCAGTTTGCCCAATCTTTCCTCTTTGGAATGGGATCAGAACGCGCGATGGAAGATGTGCGCCGTGATCTTTTTCGTCAGTTGCATCGTTTGGGCATGCGTTATTTTGATCAAACACCTGCTGGATCAATTGTTTCGCGAGTTACCAATGATACGATGACGTTAATTGATTATTGGAATGTGTTCCTATCATTATTAGTGGGTTCATTTTCAATTATCTCCGCGTTCATTGCGATGTGGTTATTATCACCGAAGATTGCACTAGCAACGGCTGGTTTTTTACCAATTTTATTAGTCATTATTTGGTATTACAGCAGTTATAGTGCCAAGGTTTATCGGCATATGCGTGAAAAGTTGAGTCAATTGAACACTAAGTTGAACGAATCGATTGAAGGGATTACAATTATTCAACAGTTCCGCCAAGAAAAACGACTCACAGCCGAATTTGAATCGGTTAACGAAGATTATCTTAAAACAAGAGAAGCAATGATTCGGACTAATTCTTTATTGTTAGCACCGGTCGTTAACTTGCTGTATACACTGGCATTAGTGGTTGTTTTAACTTTATTCGGGCTTACAGCGTTGCATAGTTTTGTTGCGGCTGGATTGGTTTATGCCTTTACGACGTACGTTAGCAACTTTTTCAATCCGATGACCAATATGATGGATTCATTATCCTCATTACAAGATGGGATGGTTGCCGGGCGTCGTATTTTTAGAATTCTGGATCAAACGGAATTTGCACCAGCCCAAGATGCAGATGCTGCTAGTCAAATTACCGATGGCCGCGTTGAGTTCAAACACGTGTCGTTTTCATATGATGGCAAGCATGAAATTCTCCATGATATTTCGTTTGTCGTTGAACCGGGCCAAACGGTTGCACTAGTGGGCCATACCGGTTCTGGTAAAAGTTCGATTATCAACGTCATGATGCGCTTTTATGAATTTTATGAAGGCGAAATTTTAATTGACGGTCAAGATATCCGCAGCTTTCAAACAGCAGAACTACGGCGTAAAATGGGCTTGGTTTTACAAGATGCGTTCATGTTTTACGGGGATATTGCTTCTAATATTCGCTTGTTTAACGATGAAATTACGGATGAACAGATTCAAGCCGCTGCTGAATTTGTTCAAGCGGATGAATTTATTAAGGAATTACCAGGCCAATACCATGCACGAGTGATTGAAGGTGGCGCACAATTTTCGAGTGGCCAACGACAATTACTCTCATTTGCCAGAACATTAGTGACCAATCCGAAGATTCTGGTCTTAGATGAAGCGACTGCCAACATTGATACCGAAACGGAATCAGTAATTCAAACCGGTCTCGCTCGCTTGCGACAGGGACGGACTAGTATTGCGATTGCCCATCGGTTATCAACAATTCGTGACGCAGAATTAATTCTCGTCTTGGATCAAGGTCAAATTGTCGAACGGGGCAATCACGATAGCTTGGTTGCACAAAAGGGCCGCTATTATGAAATGTATCAATTACAAAATGGACAGAGTGGGCTATAA
- a CDS encoding alpha/beta hydrolase — protein MKKKRWLKWSLISVVILIVIGVFGATLYMYQYAFVPGQKSFLNNGKPSKFYRDNQKWLAKADKVKWYQKSATDDLKLDAIYVPAAKKTTKTIVVAHGYMGYKEDMARYIHLYHDLGYNVLAPDDRGSGESEGDYIGYGWPDRLDYVKWIKQVIAKNGQDSQIALFGVSMGGATVMYTAGEKLPKQVKAVIEDCGYSSISGELAYQLNDLFGLPKFPLFYTTNLMARVRAGYNFSEGDATKSLAKSKLPIMLIHGAKDKFVPTKMVYENYKAANAPKQLWVVPDAGHGEALAKQPTAYRNKVAKFLDQYWEK, from the coding sequence ATGAAAAAGAAACGCTGGCTTAAATGGTCTTTAATAAGCGTTGTTATTTTAATTGTGATTGGTGTCTTTGGCGCAACGCTGTATATGTATCAATATGCTTTCGTACCAGGGCAAAAGTCATTCTTGAATAATGGCAAGCCTAGCAAGTTTTATCGCGACAATCAGAAATGGTTGGCAAAAGCCGATAAAGTGAAGTGGTATCAAAAGTCAGCGACTGATGATCTTAAGCTAGACGCGATTTACGTACCAGCTGCTAAGAAAACAACTAAAACAATCGTTGTGGCACACGGCTATATGGGCTACAAAGAGGATATGGCGCGCTATATTCATCTCTATCATGACTTGGGGTACAACGTATTGGCACCTGATGACCGTGGTTCCGGCGAATCGGAAGGGGATTATATTGGCTATGGTTGGCCAGATCGCTTAGATTACGTTAAATGGATCAAACAAGTGATTGCCAAAAATGGTCAAGATAGCCAAATTGCACTCTTCGGGGTTAGCATGGGCGGCGCCACTGTGATGTACACTGCTGGCGAAAAGCTTCCTAAACAGGTTAAAGCAGTGATTGAAGACTGTGGGTACAGCAGTATCTCAGGTGAGTTGGCCTATCAACTCAACGATTTGTTTGGTTTGCCGAAGTTCCCACTATTTTATACCACTAACTTGATGGCGCGGGTCCGTGCTGGGTATAACTTTAGCGAAGGAGACGCAACCAAGAGTCTCGCTAAGTCAAAATTACCAATCATGTTGATTCATGGCGCTAAAGATAAATTTGTACCAACCAAGATGGTTTACGAAAATTACAAAGCCGCTAATGCGCCTAAGCAATTATGGGTTGTGCCAGATGCAGGCCATGGTGAAGCATTAGCCAAGCAACCAACAGCTTATCGCAATAAGGTCGCAAAATTCTTGGATCAGTATTGGGAAAAATAG
- a CDS encoding lysophospholipid acyltransferase family protein — MFFSFARFIVRILAWLLNGRINVENKSALPEGTYVLVGPHRTWWDPIFFALAASPRKFTFMAKEELFKNPILRFILKHANAFPVNRQNPGPSAIKTPVKALRSKDLSLIMFPTGSRYSSELKGGAVVIAKMARVPLVPAVYQGPLKFSDVLKRKKITIRFGEPIPVDPKLKLNDENLTMIGDQMQAAFDQIDHDINPDFKYEIDDHK; from the coding sequence ATGTTTTTCTCATTTGCCCGCTTCATCGTGCGAATTCTTGCCTGGTTACTTAATGGCCGAATCAACGTTGAAAACAAATCAGCTTTACCAGAGGGCACCTACGTTTTAGTTGGCCCCCATCGGACTTGGTGGGATCCCATCTTCTTCGCACTTGCTGCAAGCCCTCGTAAGTTTACGTTTATGGCTAAAGAAGAATTATTCAAAAATCCAATCTTACGTTTTATCTTGAAACACGCCAACGCGTTTCCTGTTAATCGTCAAAATCCCGGCCCCTCAGCGATTAAAACACCGGTTAAAGCCCTACGTTCAAAGGACTTATCTTTAATCATGTTTCCCACTGGTAGCCGCTATTCAAGCGAATTAAAAGGTGGCGCAGTGGTCATTGCTAAAATGGCGCGGGTCCCATTAGTCCCCGCCGTTTATCAAGGCCCCTTGAAATTTTCAGACGTCTTAAAACGTAAAAAGATTACGATTCGTTTCGGCGAACCAATTCCAGTCGACCCTAAACTTAAATTAAACGACGAAAACCTGACAATGATTGGTGATCAAATGCAAGCCGCTTTTGATCAAATCGATCACGACATCAATCCTGATTTTAAATATGAGATTGACGATCACAAATAA
- a CDS encoding tRNA1(Val) (adenine(37)-N6)-methyltransferase, translating into MLKADERIDQLFRLDIQIIQSPSVFSYSMDAVLLADFAQLPKRGLIVDLCAGNGAVGLFMSPKTNGQIVGVELQPRLADMAQRSIELNALTEQLRVLNMDLKDVTTVIKKDSVDIVTCNPPYFKVAPNSQKNPNEHLALARHEIATDLRTVVQTMSGLLKMNGKGYLVHRPERFLEICDELRAARMEPKRVRFVYPKAGKEASMVLIEAVKDGRKGGLRMLPELTIYDENSDYTPEMRTKLFMAEDD; encoded by the coding sequence ATGTTAAAAGCAGATGAAAGAATTGATCAGTTATTCCGATTAGATATTCAAATTATTCAAAGCCCATCCGTCTTTTCCTATTCAATGGATGCAGTCTTATTAGCTGATTTTGCGCAATTGCCCAAGCGAGGCCTGATTGTTGATTTATGCGCTGGTAATGGGGCGGTGGGCCTATTTATGAGCCCCAAAACAAACGGTCAAATTGTAGGGGTTGAATTACAACCACGCTTGGCAGATATGGCACAACGTTCAATCGAACTAAACGCGTTGACGGAACAGCTGCGTGTTTTAAATATGGATTTAAAAGACGTAACGACCGTTATTAAAAAAGATAGCGTCGATATTGTGACCTGTAATCCGCCGTACTTTAAGGTGGCGCCTAATAGTCAAAAGAATCCTAATGAACATCTAGCCTTAGCACGCCACGAAATTGCGACGGATTTAAGAACCGTGGTCCAAACAATGAGTGGTTTGTTGAAGATGAATGGTAAAGGATATCTCGTGCACCGTCCAGAACGCTTCCTAGAAATCTGTGATGAATTACGGGCAGCACGCATGGAACCCAAGCGTGTCCGGTTTGTTTACCCAAAGGCAGGTAAAGAAGCCAGCATGGTATTGATTGAAGCCGTCAAAGATGGTAGAAAAGGAGGCTTGCGAATGCTTCCGGAACTTACGATCTATGATGAAAACAGCGATTATACACCAGAAATGCGCACGAAGTTATTCATGGCAGAAGATGACTGA
- a CDS encoding GIY-YIG nuclease family protein has product MTEKAYYFYVLVCADRSFYGGFTTDVTKRVATHNAGKGAKYTKLRRPVRLLYYETFADKSSALKAEYAFKHQSRLKKEQYLIAHGIESTQF; this is encoded by the coding sequence ATGACTGAGAAAGCTTATTATTTTTACGTACTAGTCTGTGCCGATCGTAGTTTTTATGGTGGCTTTACGACGGACGTCACGAAACGCGTTGCCACACATAATGCTGGTAAAGGTGCGAAGTACACGAAGCTTCGGCGCCCAGTGCGTTTGTTGTATTACGAAACATTTGCGGACAAGTCATCCGCTTTAAAAGCCGAATACGCCTTTAAACACCAAAGCCGTTTAAAAAAGGAACAGTACTTAATCGCACACGGGATTGAAAGTACCCAATTTTAA
- the rpsB gene encoding 30S ribosomal protein S2, with amino-acid sequence MAVLSMKQLLEAGVHFGHQTRRWNPKMKKFIFTERNGIYIIDLQKTVRMVDDAYDFVKEEAANEGVFLFVGTKKQAQDAIAEESVRAGQYFVNHRWLGGTLTNWDTIQKRIKRLKEIKAMDEDGTFERLPKKEVALLKKQQEKLEKFLGGIEDMPRIPDVMFVVDPRKERIAIKEAQKLNIPVVAMVDTNSDPDDIDVIIPSNDDAIRAVRLITAKMADAIIEGRQGEDDVEEATFAAENKSADSMEEIVEAVEGNNDTNTDAK; translated from the coding sequence ATGGCTGTATTGTCAATGAAACAATTATTAGAAGCGGGTGTTCACTTCGGTCACCAAACACGTCGTTGGAACCCAAAAATGAAGAAATTTATCTTTACTGAAAGAAATGGTATCTACATCATCGACTTGCAAAAGACAGTTCGCATGGTTGACGATGCTTATGACTTCGTTAAAGAAGAAGCTGCTAACGAAGGTGTATTCTTATTCGTTGGTACTAAGAAACAAGCACAAGATGCAATTGCTGAAGAATCAGTACGTGCAGGCCAATACTTTGTAAATCACCGTTGGTTAGGTGGTACATTAACTAACTGGGATACAATCCAAAAACGTATCAAACGTCTTAAGGAAATCAAAGCAATGGACGAAGATGGTACTTTCGAACGTTTACCTAAGAAAGAAGTTGCCTTGTTGAAGAAACAACAAGAAAAACTTGAAAAATTCTTAGGCGGTATCGAAGACATGCCACGCATCCCAGATGTAATGTTTGTCGTTGATCCTCGTAAAGAACGGATTGCTATCAAGGAAGCACAAAAATTAAATATCCCAGTCGTTGCTATGGTTGATACTAACTCAGATCCAGATGATATTGATGTTATTATCCCATCAAACGATGACGCTATCCGCGCTGTTCGTTTAATCACAGCTAAAATGGCTGATGCTATCATCGAAGGCCGTCAAGGTGAAGATGATGTTGAAGAAGCTACATTTGCTGCAGAAAACAAATCAGCAGACTCAATGGAAGAAATCGTTGAAGCAGTTGAAGGCAACAACGATACTAACACTGACGCTAAATAG
- the tsf gene encoding translation elongation factor Ts encodes MAEIKAAQVMELRKKTGVGIMDAKKALVASDGNVEEAIDALREKGMAKAAKKNDRIAAEGLAGVAIDGNTAAIVEVNSETDFVASNDQFKALLKDIAETIAKNKPADMAAAEELPMGEGTIASAVINLTAVIGEKISFRRFELVEKNDGDHFGSYLHNGGQIASLVTLEGADDEAAHDVAMHVSAVNPQYVSREDVPAETLDHEREVLTEETKNEGKPENIIPKIVEGRVNKFLSEISLNDQAFIKDSDQTVAQFVASKNGSVKGFVRFTVGEGIEKKENNFVDEVMGQIK; translated from the coding sequence ATGGCTGAAATTAAAGCTGCTCAAGTAATGGAATTACGTAAGAAAACTGGCGTTGGTATCATGGACGCTAAAAAAGCCCTAGTTGCTAGTGATGGTAACGTTGAAGAAGCAATCGATGCTTTACGTGAAAAAGGGATGGCAAAGGCTGCTAAGAAAAACGATCGGATCGCTGCTGAAGGTTTAGCTGGCGTTGCTATTGATGGCAATACTGCTGCAATCGTTGAAGTGAACTCAGAAACTGACTTCGTTGCTTCAAACGATCAATTCAAAGCTTTATTGAAAGATATTGCTGAAACAATTGCTAAAAACAAACCAGCTGACATGGCTGCTGCTGAAGAATTACCAATGGGTGAAGGCACAATTGCTAGCGCAGTAATCAACTTAACAGCTGTTATCGGCGAAAAGATCAGCTTCCGTCGTTTCGAATTAGTTGAAAAAAATGATGGCGATCACTTCGGTTCATACTTACACAATGGTGGCCAAATCGCTTCATTAGTTACTTTAGAAGGTGCTGACGATGAAGCAGCTCATGACGTTGCTATGCACGTTTCAGCTGTTAACCCTCAATACGTTTCTCGCGAAGATGTTCCTGCAGAAACATTGGATCACGAACGTGAAGTATTAACTGAAGAAACAAAGAACGAAGGCAAGCCAGAAAACATCATTCCTAAGATCGTTGAAGGCCGTGTTAACAAGTTCTTGTCAGAAATCAGCTTAAACGACCAAGCATTCATCAAAGACTCAGACCAAACTGTTGCACAATTCGTTGCATCAAAAAATGGTAGTGTTAAAGGCTTCGTTCGTTTCACTGTTGGTGAAGGTATCGAGAAAAAAGAAAATAACTTCGTTGATGAAGTTATGGGTCAAATCAAATAA
- the pyrH gene encoding UMP kinase, which produces MTNTKYKRIVLKVSGEALAGEQGFGINPEIVKVVANEIKSVHDLGVQIAIVCGGGNIWRGVTGEQMGMERAQADYMGMMATVMNALALQDNLESIGVPTRVQTSIEMRQIAEPYIRRKAVRHLEKGRVVIFAGGTGNPYFSTDTTAALRAAEIDADVILMAKNNVDGVYSADPNTDPSAVKFDTLTHLDIINKGLQVMDSTASTLSMDNDIPLVVFNLNEADNIKKVVEGANIGTTIEGEE; this is translated from the coding sequence ATGACAAATACAAAATATAAGCGAATTGTCTTAAAAGTAAGTGGCGAGGCATTAGCCGGCGAACAAGGCTTCGGGATCAATCCTGAAATCGTTAAGGTAGTCGCCAATGAAATTAAATCAGTTCATGATTTAGGTGTTCAAATCGCAATCGTCTGTGGTGGTGGTAACATCTGGCGCGGCGTGACTGGCGAACAAATGGGCATGGAACGTGCACAAGCTGATTACATGGGTATGATGGCTACTGTCATGAATGCTTTGGCATTACAAGACAATTTGGAAAGTATTGGTGTCCCAACGCGTGTTCAAACATCAATTGAAATGCGTCAAATCGCTGAACCTTACATCCGTCGGAAGGCTGTCCGTCATTTAGAAAAAGGCCGTGTGGTTATTTTTGCTGGTGGGACAGGGAACCCTTACTTCTCAACAGATACAACAGCTGCATTACGTGCTGCTGAAATCGATGCTGACGTTATCTTGATGGCTAAAAACAACGTTGATGGTGTTTACTCTGCAGATCCTAACACAGACCCTAGTGCTGTTAAGTTCGATACTTTAACACACTTAGATATTATCAACAAAGGTCTACAAGTGATGGATTCAACTGCAAGTACTTTATCAATGGATAATGATATTCCATTGGTAGTCTTCAACTTGAACGAAGCAGACAACATTAAAAAGGTTGTTGAAGGTGCCAATATTGGTACAACGATTGAAGGAGAGGAATAA